From Triticum urartu cultivar G1812 chromosome 2, Tu2.1, whole genome shotgun sequence, a single genomic window includes:
- the LOC125540387 gene encoding uncharacterized protein LOC125540387: MTNMTRSKKVADGLIAASSSGKRIKASPCQQDCVTGASTYANGQANAEASPCQQAKTEECSEPNLPEDIWHHIHSLMPLKDAARAACLSRSFLSSWRCHSILILNREAFGLDVCADYKETTRAFRSKIDHILENHSGTGVRILKLWFVPNDKAKDRDYINKWLHKAVKPGIEELTLSISMSNKRKYEFPCTLISNGLGNSLRCLYLSSCSFHPMAGHCRLSSLTKLELLRVGITGDELSCLVSSSAALEQVLLRDCSKVDCLRIPCHLERLSHLKVLRCGELRLIESRAPNLSSFQFKGNLKVRVSLGEALQVKNLLVNSTETICYTRAELVSSMASREMVSPTVPIKLAGLNSVSIYLEDLLFGRTFDCSSLASIFGASLSLETFISHVSNELMQHVLVFEGVVSPRNKSHVELACHVLRAWLS, from the exons ATGACAAATATGACAAGGAGCAAGAAAGTCGCAG ATGGATTGATTGCTGCTTCGTCAAGCGGGAAAAGAATAAAGGCCTCGCCCTGTCAACAAGATTGTGTTACAGGTGCATCAACTTATGCAAATGGTCAGGCAAACGCAGAGGCCTCACCCTGCCAACAAGCTAAAACAGAGGAGTGTTCAGAGCCAAATCTTCCAGAG GACATCTGGCATCATATACATTCCTTAATGCCATTGAAAGATGCTGCCAGAGCCGCCTGCCTGTCGCGGTCCTTTCTGTCTTCCTGGAGATGCCATTCGATCCTCATTTTGAACAGGGAAGCATTTGGGTTGGACGTATGTGCGGATTACAAGGAAACAACTAGAGCTTTTAGAAGCAAAATTGACCACATTCTGGAAAACCACTCGGGCACTGGCGTGAGAATACTGAAACTTTGGTTTGTTCCAAATGACAAAGCGAAGGACCGTGATTATATCAACAAATGGCTTCATAAGGCTGTTAAACCAGGAATTGAAGAACTCACCCTTTCTATCTCTATGAGCAACAAACGCAAATACGAGTTCCCGTGCACACTTATATCAAATGGGCTGGGAAACTCGCTTCGGTGTCTTTACCTTTCCAGTTGTTCCTTTCATCCTATGGCTGGGCACTGTCGCTTGAGTAGCCTGACGAAACTAGAGCTGTTAAGGGTGGGTATTACGGGGGACGAGCTAAGCTGCCTTGTTTCCAGTTCTGCAGCTTTAGAGCAGGTTTTACTCAGGGATTGCAGTAAGGTAGACTGCTTGAGGATACCTTGCCATCTTGAGCGGTTAAGCCACTTGAAGGTGTTACGTTGCGGCGAGCTGCGGTTGATAGAGAGCAGAGCTCCAAATCTCTCCAGTTTTCAGTTTAAAGGTAACCTCAAAGTTCGAGTCTCACTTGGAGAAGCATTGCAAGTGAAGAACTTATTAGTGAACAGCACTGAAACGATCTGTTACACTCGAGCAGAGCTGGTGTCCAGCATGGCAAGCAGGGAG ATGGTCTCACCAACGGTACCTATTAAACTTGCTGGCCTGAATTCTGTGAGTATCTATCTTGAAGATTTGCTCTTtggtcggacctttgattgttcTTCTCTGGCTTCTATCTTTGGCGCTTCTCTTTCCTTGGAGACTTTCATCTCGCAT GTATCCAATGAACTCATGCAGCATGTGCTTGTTTTCGAGGGCGTTGTGTCCCCAAGGAATAAGAGTCATGTTGAGCTAGCCTGTCATGTTCTCAGGGCCTGGTTGAGCTAA
- the LOC125540386 gene encoding K(+) efflux antiporter 2, chloroplastic-like — MDLSRFASPRPPGLQIGAAASLRGACSLRRPRHRGGVHGGGGGNLMVASALRGSSSGLFYAAPNHGGSARLSLRGKTAPPPRCQGNDSLAYVDGPLEGTKGSSDGGDEPGTTSGSDAEERARSAAVDVDDLRDLLNKARKELEVARLNSTMFEGKAQRISESAIALKDRADSAQTEVSAAVATVQEIISKEDDAKEAVRKATMALSMAEARLQLAAEALDAKRGSVGQLEVSLDDVEEEALASAQEEIKGCQASLSKCEEELGRVQGKKMELQKEVDRLTELAERALLDASKAEEDVSNIMVLAEQAVALEMEAAKRVNDAELALQKAEKAVESVVELVPAADGHMSDEEDDLSDVYDYSGDGMADISERDEVSNVERLMQISDLAAEGIEPLEPSNEMPVEERSDKLLVEPQKEAEPDVDKSKQGKKQESSKSSLKRSSRFFSASFFSSKSDGEFTPTSVFRGLMKSARKQAPALVAGILLLGAGAFFFNRAEKNSQLFQQPGITTTSIEEVTSTAKPIVREIRQLPQRIKKLIELLPHQEVNEEEASLFDVLYLLLASVVFVPLFQKIPGGSPVLGYLAAGVLIGPYGLSIIRNVHGTKAIAEFGVVFLLFNIGLELSVERLSSMKKYVFGLGSAQVLVTTAVVGLAAHRFAALPGPAAIVVGSGLALSSTAVVLQVLQERGESTSRHGRATFSVLLFQDLAVVVLLILIPLISPNSSKGGVGFQAILEAMGMAAVKAIAAITAIIAGGRLFLRPIYRQIAENRNAEIFSANTLLVIFGTSLLTARAGLSMALGAFLAGLLLAETEFSLQVESDIAPYRGLLLGLFFMTVGMSIDPKLFLSNFPAVSLILGLLIIGKTLLVTFIGRVFGVSTIAAIRVGLLLAPGGEFAFVAFGEAVNQGLLSPQLSSLLFLVVGLSMAMTPYLAAGGQFLASKFEQHDVRSLLPVESETDDLQGHIIILGFGRVGQIIAQLLSERLIPFVALDVRSDRVAVGRALDLPVYFGDAGSREVLHKVGAERACAAAITLDTPGANYRAVWALSKYFPNVKTFVRAHDVDHGVNLEKAGASAVVPETLEPSLQLAAAVLAQAKLPMSEIATTINEFRNRHLSELTELCSTSGSSLGYGFSRVMSKTKPVVSDDESDTIDGALAI; from the exons ATGGATTTGTCCAGGTTCGCGTCTCCGCGCCCGCCGGGCCTGCAGATCggcgccgccgcctctctccGGGGGGCCTGCTCGCTGCGCCGACCTCGGCACAGAGGCGGAGTCCACGGCGGCGGGGGCGGGAACCTCATGGTCGCCTCGGCTCTCCGCGGCTCAAGCAGCGGCCTCTTCTATGCCGCCCCAAACCACGGGGGCTCGGCCCGTCTCAGCCTCAGAGGGAAGACCGCTCCGCCACCGCGGTGCCAGGGCAACGACTCGCTGGCCTACGTGGACGGCCCGCTGGAGGGCACCAAGGGCAGCAGCGACGGCGGCGACGAGCCGGGCACCACATCGGGGTCCGACGCCGAGGAGAGGGCCCGCAGCGCCGCCGTCGACGTCGACGACCTCCGTGACCTGCTGAACAAGGCCAGGAAGGAGCTGGAGGTGGCCAGGCTCAACAGCACCATGTTCGAGGGCAAGGCGCAGCGCATATCCGAGTCGGCCATCGCGCTCAAGGACCGCGCCGACAGTGCCCAGACCGAGGTGTCCGCCGCCGTGGCCACCGTGCAGGAGATCATCAGCAAGGAGGACGACGCCAAGGAGGCCGTCCGCAAGGCCACCATGGCGCTCTCCATGGCCGAGGCCCGGCTGCAGCTTGCCGCGGAGGCGCTGGACGCCAAGAGGGGCTCCGTCGGGCAGCTGGAGGTCAGCCTCGACGATGTTGAGGAGGAGGCGCTTGCTTCTGCTCAGGAGGAGATTAAGGGGTGCCAAGCCAGCTTGTCGAAATGCGAGGAGGAGCTCGGGCGGGTACAGGGGAAGAAGATGGAGCTGCAGAAGGAGGTTGACAGGCTGACCGAGCTCGCCGAGAGGGCTCTCCTGGACGCCTCCAAGGCCGAGGAGGATGTTTCCAATATAATGGTGTTGGCTGAGCAGGCCGTGGCTCTTGAGATGGAAGCGGCCAAGCGCGTGAATGACGCGGAGCTGGCGTTACAGAAGGCGGAGAAGGCGGTCGAGTCCGTTGTGGAGCTGGTGCCAGCTGCTGATGGGCACATGAGTGACGAAGAGGACGATCTTTCTGATGTTTATGACTATAGCGGTGACGGCATGGCTGACATTTCTGAAAGGGATGAGGTGTCAAATGTCGAGCGTTTGATGCAGATTAGCGACTTGGCTGCTGAAGGCATCGAGCCGCTTGAACCGTCTAATGAAATGCCTGTTGAAGAACGCAGTGACAAGTTGCTTGTTGAGCCTCAGAAAGAAGCTGAACCTGATGTAGATAAGTCAAAGCAAGGGAAGAAGCAGGAGTCTTCCAAATCATCGTTGAAGAGGTCGTCTCGTTTTTTCTCGGCGTCTTTCTTCTCCTCCAAATCGGATGGAGAATTTACACCTACATCCGTATTCCGAGGGCTAATGAAATCAGCAAGAAAACAAGCACCAGCTCTTGTTGCCGGGATACTGCTTCTTGGCGCAGG GGCATTCTTCTTCAATAGAGCTGAGAAGAATAGTCAATTGTTTCAGCAGCCAGGCATAACCACCACAAGTATTGAAGAAGTTACCTCCACTGCAAAGCCCATAGTTCGCGAGATACGGCAGTTACCACAAAGAATAAAGAAGCTAATTGAGCTCTTACCTCATCAAGAG GTAAATGAGGAAGAAGCTTCGCTTTTTGACGTACTATATTTGCTGCTGGCCAGTGTTGTTTTTGTACCATTATTCCAGAAAATACCTGGAG GTAGTCCTGTTCTTGGATATCTTGCTGCTGGTGTCCTCATTGGTCCCTATGGTCTTTCTATCATCCGCAATGTCCATGGAACAAAGGCAATTGCTGAATTTGGAGTCGTGTTCTTGTTATTCAACATTGGCCTTGAG CTTTCTGTGGAAAGGTTAAGTTCGATGAAGAAGTATGTCTTTGGATTAGGCTCTGCTCAG GTGTTGGTTACTACAGCAGTTGTTGGTCTGGCAGCTCACCGTTTTGCAGCACTACCAGGACCAGCGGCAATTGTTGTTGGGAGTGGTTTGGCTCTATCATCCACAGCTGTCGTCTTGCAA GTACTACAAGAGCGTGGGGAGAGCACATCACGACATGGACGCGCCACATTTTCTGTGCTACTTTTCCAG GATCTGGCCGTGGTGGTTCTGTTGATATTGATCCCACTCATATCACCTAATTCTTCAAAAGGAGGG GTTGGTTTCCAAGCAATATTGGAAGCTATGGGAATGGCTGCGGTAAAGGCAATAGCTGCTATAACTGCCATCATTGCTGGAGGTCGTTTG TTCCTTCGGCCAATTTACAGGCAAATTGCTGAAAATCGGAATGCTGAGATATTTTCAGCAAATACTCTCCTTGTTATATTTGGGACAAGTCTTCTTACTGCTCGG GCTGGCTTATCGATGGCACTGGGAGCATTTTTGGCTGGTTTGTTGTTAGCAGAAACAGAGTTCTCCTTGCAGGTTGAGTCGGATATTGCTCCTTACCGTGGCCTTCTGTTAGGTCTATTCTTTATGACG GTTGGAATGTCTATTGACCCAAAGCTGTTTCTGTCAAACTTCCCAGCAGTCTCTTTGATATTAGGTCTCTTAATTATTGGAAAGACACTGTTAGTAACATTTATTGGTAGAGTGTTTGGAGTTTCCACCATAGCTGCTATTCGGGTTGGTCTTTTGCTTGCACCTGGTGGGGAGTTTGCTTTTGTTGCCTTTGGAGAAGCCGTTAACCAG GGTCTTCTATCGCCTCAATTATCGTCATTATTATTTTTGGTGGTTGGCCTTTCAATGGCTATGACACCATATTTAGCTGCTGGAGGGCAGTTTCTAGCATCAAAATTTGAGCAGCATGATGTCAGGAGTTTATTGCCAGTGGAAAGTGAG aCGGATGACTTGCAAGGCCatattattattttgggatttgGACGTGTTGGGCAG ATCATCGCCCAACTCCTGTCAGAACGGTTAATTCCATTTGTTGCGCTTGATGTTCGAAG TGATCGGGTGGCAGTTGGGCGCGCACTTGATCTACCAGTATATTTCGGTGATGCAGGAAGCAGAGAG GTACTGCACAAAGTTGGAGCTGAGAGGGCATGTGCTGCTGCCATTACTTTAGATACTCCTGGTGCGAATTATAGAGCTGTATGGGCTCTGAGCAAATACTttccaaatgtgaagacatttgTCAGAGCACATGATGTTGATCATGGTGTTAATTTGGAGAAAGCTGGTGCATCAGCG GTTGTCCCTGAGACCTTAGAACCAAGTCTTCAATTGGCTGCTGCTGTTCTTGCTCAA GCAAAACTTCCAATGTCCGAGATTGCAACAACCATCAACGAGTTCAGGAATCGTCATTTGTCAGAGCTTACGGAG CTTTGTTCTACAAGTGGGAGCTCCCTGGGCTACGGCTTCTCTCGAGTCATGTCGAAAACGAAGCCTGTGGTCTCTGACGACGAGAGCGACACCATTGATGGAGCCCTGGCGATCTGA